Within Oncorhynchus keta strain PuntledgeMale-10-30-2019 chromosome 30, Oket_V2, whole genome shotgun sequence, the genomic segment gtagggttagggttagttataccGCACCATGGTGTAGAGGAAGAGGATTGatttgtagggttagggttagttataccGCACCATGGTGTAGAGGAAGAGGATTGagttgtagggttagggttagttataccGCACCATGGTGTAGAGGAAGAGGATTGatttgtagggttagggttagttataccTCTCAAGGTTACAGTTGGCCAGAGCCTGGGTCCGCACCATGGTGTAGAGGAAGAGGATTGatttgtagggttagggttagttataccGCACCATGGTGTAGAGGAAGAGGATTGatttgtagggttagggttagttataccGCACCATGGTGTAGAGGAAGAGGATTGatttgtagggttagggttagttataccTCTCAAGGTTACAGTTGGCCAGAGCCTGGGTCCGCACCATGGTGTAGAGGAAGACGATTGagttgtagggttagggttagttataccTCTCAAGGTTACAGTTGGCCAGAGCCTGGGTCCGCACCATGGCATATAGGAAGAGGATGGAGTTGTAGGGGACGAAGCAGATGATGAAGATGGCCAGGTGGACGAGGATCATACGGAGCACCCGGCGCTTGCTGTTGCAGCCGTGGCCGATGGTCCCTGGGCGACGGAGGGTTCTCAGCACCAGAGAGGAACACACCAGGTTGGTTAGGAGTGGGAGGAGAAAACCTACGATCTGGAGAGGACAGGAATAGCTTAGCACATAAATAAATAATAAGATACACCCCTAtagacacactgatacacacactgacatacatatacactgatatacacactgataaacgtatatatatatatatatacacactgataGACACTGattcacacactgatatacacactgataaacgtatatatatatatacactgataGACACTGattcacacactgatatacacactgataaacgtatatatatatacactgataGACACTGattcacacactgatatacacactgataaacgtatatatatatatatacctctcagTTGGCCAACTGATAGACACTGattcacacactgatatacacactgataaacgtatatatatatatatacactgataGACACTGattcacacactgatatacacactgataaacgtatatatatatatatacactgataGACACTGattcacacactgatatacacactgataaacgtatatatatatatatacactgataGACATGattcacacactgatatacacactgataaacgtatatatatatatatacactgataGACACTGattcacacactgatatacacactgataaacgtatatatatatatatacactgataGACACTGattcacacactgatatacacactgataaacgtatatatatatatatacactgataGACACTGattcacacactgatatacacactgataaacgtatatatatatatatacactgataGACACTGattcacacactgatatacacactgataaacgtatatatatatatatacactgataGACACTGattcacacactgatatacacactgataaacgtatatatatatatatacactgataGACACTGattcacacactgatatacacactgataaacgtataatatatatatacactgataGACACTGattcacacactgatatacacactgataaacgtatatatatatatatacactgataGACACTGattcacacactgatatacacactgataaacgtatatatatatatatatacacactgataGACACActgatatatacagtgccttgcgaaggtattcggctcccttgaactttgcgaccttttgccacatttcaggcttcaaacataaagatatatataaaactgtatttttttgtgaagaatcaacaacaagtgggacacaatcatgaagtggaacgacatttattggatatttcaaacttttttaacaaatcaaaaactgcgccaccttttgctgcgattacagctgtaattcgcttggggtatgtctctatcagttttgcacatcgagagactgtccttctgtagctcagttggtagagcatggcgcttgtaacgccaggatagtgggttcgattcccgggaccacccatacgtagaatgtatgcacacatgactgtaagtcgctttggataaaagcgtctgctaaatggcatatattattattattattatttatatattttattttttgaaatgttttcccattcctccttgcaaaacagctcgagctcagtgaggttggatggagagcatttgtaaacagcagttttcagttcattccacagattctcgattggattcaggtctggactttgacttggccattctaacacctggatatgtttatttttgaaccattccattgtagattttgctttatgttttggatcattgtcttgttggaagacacatctccgtcccagtctcaggtcttttgcagactccatcaggttttcttccagaatggtcctgtatttggctccatccatcttcccatccattttaaccatcttccctgtccctgctgaagaaaagcaggcccaaaccatgatgctgccaccaccatgtttgacagtggggatagtgtgttcagggtgatgagctgtgttgcttttacgccaaacataacgttttgcattgttgccaaaaagttaaattttggtttcatctgaccagagcaccttcttccacaagtttggtgtgtctcccaggtggcttgtggcaaactttaaacaacactttttatggatatctttaagaaatggctttcttcttgccactcttccataaaggccagatttgtgcaatatacgactgattgttgttctatggacagagtctcccacctcagctgtagatctctgcagttcatccagagtgatcatgggcctcttggctgcatctctgatcagtcttctccttgtatgagctgaaagtttagagggacggccaggtcttggtagatttgtagtggtctgatactccttccatttcaatattatcgcttgcacagtgctctttgggatgtttaaagcttgggaaatatttttgtatccaaatccagctttaaacttcttcacaacagtatctcggacctgcctggtgtgttccttgttcttcatgatgctctctgcgcttttaacggacctctgagactatcacagtgcaggttcatttatacggagacttgattacacacaggtggattgtatttatcatcattagtcatttaggtcaacattggatcattcagagatcctcactgaacttctggagagagtttgctgcactgaaagtaaaggggctgaattattttgcacgcccaatttttcagtttttgatttgttaaaaaagtttgaaatatccaataaatgtcgatccacttcatgattgtgtcccacttgttgttgattcttcacaaaaaaatacagttttatatctttatgtttgaagcctgaaatgtgtcaaaaggtcgcaaagttcaagggggccaaatattttcgcaaggcactgtatatatatatatatatatacacactgatatacactgaTAGACATACTGATTGAATTACATACTTTGAgaggccaggattcaatcccaTTGTGTTTAAAGACAAGGTGGCTTTTAAAGCAATATTACCGGCGTTCTCAGAGATCTTCCAATCTTACCGCGTTCTCAGAGATCTTTCAATCTTACCGCGTTCCCAGAGATCTTTCAATCTTACCGCGTTCCCAGAGATCTTCAAATCTTACCGCGTTCTCAGAGTTCTTTCAATCTTACCGCATTCCCAAAGATCTTTCAATCTTACCGCGTTCCCAGAGATCTTTCAATCTTACCGCATTCCCAAAGATCTTCCAATCTTACCGCGTTCCCAGAGATCTTTCAATCTTACCGCATTCCCAAAGATCTTTCAATATTACCGCGTTCCCAGAGATCTTTCAATCTGACCGCGTTCCCAGAGATCTTTCAATCTTACCGCATTCCCAAAGATCTTTCAATCTTACCACGTTCCCAGAGATCTTTCAATCTTACTGAGTTTCCAGAGATCTTTCAATCTTACCACGTTCCCAGAGATATTTTTAAGGTCAGATGTTGGATGAATTGGAGATGACCTTCAAAATGTCAAGCACGCTGTAAGCCGTTTCTGATTTAAACACGGCCTACGTCTCCCAGGAGATCGAATagaatccttctctctcttcctccctccctccctgcctccatccctctctctctctctctctctctctctctctctctctctctctctctctctctctctctctctctctctctctctctctctctctctcctcacctctataAAAATAGTGATCTTAGACAGGTATGTCTTCCAGGTGCTCTTGGAGAATCCCTCGAAGCAGGCCGTGGCGCGGTTCGCCTGGTTGATCGTGGAAAAGAAGGTGACCGATATCCCTCCACCCACGATGGTGAGCCAGACCGCAGCACACACCAGGCCTGCGTTCCTCCTCGTGCGGACTGAGCGTGAGCGGAAGGGGTAGACGATGGCCAGAAAGCGGTCCACGCTGATGCAGGTGAGAAACAACATGGAACCGTAGATGTTGGTGATGAACGCTGTTCCTGATAcctgggggaaagagagagagattgaatggTTAATTGATTCATTCCTTCATTACCTGACACCTGGGGGTGGAATAGATGTATTAGGCAGAAAGACACATACAGCCAAACATCTGTGCAATGACAGAACAGTTCACACGGTGAAAAGGGCTAGAAACTAGTAACTACCTTGCAAAGTTCATCTCCAAAGGGCCAGTGTCGGTTGACGTTGTAGTAGACCTTGAAGGGCAGTGTGAACACAAACACAAGGTCTGACAACGCCAGGTTAGTCATGAACAGCGTTGTCTCGTTGCGTAGCTTCATCCGGAAGCAGAACACAAAGAGAGCAGCACAGTTGGTGCAGAGCCCCAGGACAAACACCACGCTGTAGACCACGCTGTACAGGTCATACTTAAAGCTGTCATCTATCCCACAGTCCTCCATGCCTGTCTCATTCAGCACCAGACCAGCCATGCTGAGGCCGGGGTGGAGGTAGAAGGGTAACGGTTGGGGGTGGGGTAGTGGGCGTTTTCTGGGGAGGTCAGTGGGGGGTCCACCAGGCAAGCCCCCTCCAAGGCATCCCGatctcaggcacacacacacacacacacacacacacacacacacacacacacacacacacacacacacacacacacacacacacacacacacacacacacacacacacacacacacacacactcccagagaTGCTgacactatgtgtgtgtgtgtttgggttggtTGCTTCACCTGCAGACAGAAATAAACAAGTCAGTTAGACTGTTGGCATGATAGCCTAGCATCTCCCCTCTAAGTCAGTTAGACTGTTAGCATGATAGACTAGCATCTCCCCTCTAAGTCAGTTAGACTGTTGGCATGATAGCCTAGCATCTCCCCTCTAAGTCAGTTAGACTGTTAGCATGATAGCCTAGCATCTCCCCTCTAAGTCAGTTAGACTGTTAGCATGATAGACTAGCATCTCCCCTCTAAGTCAGTTAGACTGTTGGCATGATAGCCTAGCATCTCCCCTCTAAGTCAGTTAGACTGTTAGCATGATAGCCTAGCATCTCCCCTCTAAGTCAGTTAGACTGTTGGCATGATAGACTAGCATCTCCCCTCCAAGTCAGTTAGTATTTTAGAATGAAAGCATTTCCCCTAGGGCAGACTCACAAACTCTGGGGATAATTGGCTGAAATGATTCAGTTAAATAAGGGTTTaataaacagcccatctgtaaacagcccatccaaccaactacctacctcatccccatattttttttagtttttctgctcttttgcacaccagtatttctacttgcacatactcatctgcacatatatcatcactccagtgtaaattgctaaattgtaattacacTATTGGCCGAGTTATttccttacctcatttgcacacactgtatataaaaaaaaattatattgcgttattgactgtatgtttgtttatccaaTGTGTAACTCTGAGTTGCTGTTTGTATCACACTgctttgatttatcttggccaggtcgcagttgtaaatgagaacttgttctcaactggccaacctggttaaatataggttaaataaaggtgaaattaaggtgaaataaaggtgaaataaaggtgatatgacatttaaaaaataatgtataTTAATACAGTTGCAGATGGTCTTGTTCAGGCTATAAACAAATATTTAGATGACAGTGCTTACAAATGCATTCCAACACCTGGATttctcaagtctctctctctctctctttcttctctctctctctctctctctctctctctctctctctctctctctctctctctcaattcaattcaattcaattcaaggggctttattggcatgggaaacatgtgttaacattgccaaagcaagtgaggtagataatatacagaagcgaaataaacaataaaaatgtacagtaaacattacaaatgtcatattatatatatatatatatatatatacagtgttttaacaatgtgcaAATTATTAAAGTACACAAGATAAagtaaataagcataaatataggttgtatttacaatggtgttcgttcttcactggttgcccttttctcgtggcaacaggtcacaaatcttgctgctgtgatgtcacactgtggaatttcacccagtacaCCCAGTTTATCAGTTTTATCAAAATTGGCTTTATTTTGTTTTGCCATAGCAAGTGGAATAGAcaatattctctgtctctctctctctctctctctctctctctctctctctctctctctctctctctctctctctctctctctctctctctctctgtctgtctctctgtctctcttctctgtctctctctctctctctctctctctctctctctctctctctctctctctctctctctctctctatctatctctctctatctctctctgtctgtctctctgtctctctttctgtctgcctctgtctgtctatagcaaggctatgctctcagactgtacatagtcattgaTTTTCTTAATTTAGGATCAGTGTCAGGTATTCTCCCACTCTCTGTTTTTTGTGAATTTCTTGGTTGGTGATCCAGTGTGGACCTTTTTGCTTTGTCAGACCTCACAACCAGCTGGCTAGAGGGAAATGTGTTCAGATATCTGAtttaagtatttttagccagatcctaattgggatgttgaCCTCACAACCCCTGAtttaagtatttttagccagatcctaattagtATGTTCCTTtcctaggttcatctctctgtaggtgagggcttttTTATGTAGAATTTAACAGAGCTTTTCTGGGGTTTGATAACTTTGTCCAAATTGCGTACACAAAGAAGGCccttcttgctttgtctctcagatcatttaCGTCTTTGTTGAAGTTACTTAGGCCAAGGTACATATAGTTTTTTTGTGATTTTTGTTTCTATGGCAACGGTGTCttgatggaatttgtatttatgatcctggcaactggaccttttttggaacactattatgttggtcttactgagatttactgtcagcgcccaggtctgacagaatcagtgcagaagatctaggtgctgctgtaggccctccttggttggtgacagaagcaccagatcatcaggagacatttgacttcagattctagtagggtgaggccgggtgcttctgACTGTTCTAGTGCcatcgccaattcgttgatatatatgttggtggggctcaagctgcatccctgtctcaatCCACAGCCctttggaaagaaatgtgtgtggtTTTTTTTGCCCCACGGTTGTTGTTTGTGTAAATGGATTTTGTGTTTTTCCCTCAACTTTttctttctcaattcaattcaaagggctttattggcatgggaaacatatgttaacattggtctttattggcatgggaaacatatgttaacattgccacagcaagtgaaatagataataaacaaaagtgaaataaacaataaaaaatgaacagttaacattacactcacagaagttaatcccagcccccatccccgcaggaggccagTTAAAAAATAGttcttgcctagataaataaaggttaaataaataattcaaatatttaaaaaagttCCAAATAATtgaaacatttcaaatgtcatatattATTGCTATATACAGAGTTGTaacgatgtctctctctctctcacacacacctagACAGTACCTaccacacattctctctctctctccatctcatgtTGACAGCCTTCCACAGTCTACTCCTTAACTgggggtctctgtctctctctgtactgaaTCCCACATAGTGACTTAACATTGTAACACAACGTGACTTAACACAGCAACACAAAGTAGCTGAACAGAGTAAAACAGTCCATTAAAACATTAACACACAgtgacttcaaatcaaatcaaattgtatttgtcacatacacatggttagcagatgttaatgcgagtgtagcgaaatgcttgtgcttctagttccgacaatgcagtaataaccaacgagtaatctagctaacaattccaaaactactaccttatacacataagtgtaaagggataaagaatatgtacataaagatatatgaatgagtgatggtacagagcggcataggcaagatacagtagatggtatcgagtacagtatatacatatgagatgagtatgtaaacaaagtggcatagttaaagtggctagtgatacatgtattacataaagatgcagtagataatatagagtacagtatatacgtatacatatgagataaataatgtagggtatgtgaacattatattaagtagcattgtttaaagtggctagtgatatattttacatcaattcccattattaaagtggctggagttgagtcagtgtgttggcagcagccactcaatgttagtggtggctgtttaacagtctgatggccttgagatagaagctgtttttcagtctctcggtcccagctttgatgcacctgtactgacctcgcgttctggatgatagcggggtgaacaggcagtggctcgggtggttgttgaggttgaagaggcactgctgcgccttcttcacgatgctgtctgtgtgggtggaccaattcagtttgtctgtgatgtgtacgccgaggaacttaaaatttagtaccctctccactactgttctatcgatgtggataggggggtgttccctctgctgtttcctgaagtccacaatcatctccttagttttgttgacattgagtgtgaggttattttcctgacaccacactccagggccctcacctcctccctgtaggccgtctcgtcgttgttggtaatcaagcctaccactgttgtgttgtccgcaaacttgatgattgagttggaggcgtgcgtggccacgcagttgtgggtgaacagggagtacaggacgcacccttgtggggccccagtgttgaggatcagcggggtggagatgttgttacctaccctcaccacctgggggcgtcccgtcaggaagtccagtacacagttgcacagggcggggtcgagacccagggtctcgagcttgatgacgagcttggagggtactatggtgttaaatgctgagctgtagtcgatgaacagcattctcacgtaggtattcctcttgtccagatgggttagggcagtgtgcagtgtggttgagattgcatcgtctgtggacctatttgggcagtaagcaaattggagtgggtctagggtgtcaggtagggtggaggtgatatggtccttgactagtctctcaaagcacttcatgatgacggaagtgagtgctatggggcggtagtcgttttgctcagttaccgtagctttcttgggaacaggaacaatggtggccctcttgaagcatgtgggaacagcagactgggatagggattgattgaatatgtccgtaaacacaccagccagctggtctatgcatgctctgagggcgcggctggggatgccgtctgggcctgcagccttgcgagggttaacacgtttaaatgtcttactcacctcggctgcagcgaaggagagtctgcatgttttggttgcggccgtgtcagtggcactgtattgtcctcaaagcgggcaaaaaagttatttagtctgcctgggagcaaggcatcctggtccgtgactgggctggttttctttttgtaatccgtgattgactgtagaccctgccacatacctcttgtgtctgagccgttgaattgcgattctactttgtctctatactgacgcttagcttgtttgattgccttgtggagggaatagctgcactgtttgtattcggtcatgtttccggtcacctttccctgattaaaagcagtgatttgcgctttcagtttcacacgaatgctgccatcaatccacggtttctggttagggaatgtttttatcgttgctatgggaacgacatcttcgacgcacgttctaatgaactcgcacaccgaatcagcgtattcgtcaatgttgttgtctgacgcaatacgaaacatatcccagtccacgtgatggaagcagtcttggagcgtggagtcagcttggtcggaccagcgttgaacagacctcagtgtgggagcttcttgtttgagcttttgtctgtaggcagggatcaacaaaatggagtcgtggtcagcttttccgaaaggagggcggggcagggccttatatgcatcgcggaagttagaatagcagtgatccaaggttttaccagccctggttgcgcaatcgatatgctgatacaatttagggagtcttgttttcagat encodes:
- the lpar4 gene encoding lysophosphatidic acid receptor 4, translating into MAGLVLNETGMEDCGIDDSFKYDLYSVVYSVVFVLGLCTNCAALFVFCFRMKLRNETTLFMTNLALSDLVFVFTLPFKVYYNVNRHWPFGDELCKVSGTAFITNIYGSMLFLTCISVDRFLAIVYPFRSRSVRTRRNAGLVCAAVWLTIVGGGISVTFFSTINQANRATACFEGFSKSTWKTYLSKITIFIEIVGFLLPLLTNLVCSSLVLRTLRRPGTIGHGCNSKRRVLRMILVHLAIFIICFVPYNSILFLYAMVRTQALANCNLERFVRTLYPITLCLATLNCCLDPVVYYFTSESFQKSLTTGGKGGVRAESIPRSDTHLSSEAETQQDTGTMTRDGRPWRDTRDWTVTRRDSQEASLTRNTQDAYALASNGKDTGVNETQF